The Dunckerocampus dactyliophorus isolate RoL2022-P2 chromosome 1, RoL_Ddac_1.1, whole genome shotgun sequence genome has a segment encoding these proteins:
- the LOC129188090 gene encoding kelch repeat and BTB domain-containing protein 12-like translates to MDTPHAEHCAHLLRQLEKMRAAEELTDVVLVAAGIPFSCHKVVLSAFSPYFQAMFTCGLKETRGGEIPLRDTSAHTLELLLGYMYRAELPLSDDNIQAVSAAAFLLHIDGAFRLCQNHMEASMDASNCVGLYHWARDLGATSLADCAFQYLCQHFTQVCEEEEVLELDAERLADLLASDDLNISQEEMVLELVLRWVEMRRGDSQSEAQAVELLKRVRLELVDPGVLRRARRRNPVLLGDLEGFIMIDAALQTSSLCEGSAPPRPALRYGMETSDLLLCLGGVNKEGVPARRGGLADLSFCFAPNGRRTYYIPSPLKGSGGFGEITAGAVTHDNNIIVAVEAEDQHRVKRVDIFRYDPAEESCWVELCSAAHRDMYALGMLGSALYMIGGQMKVHHHYVITDSVMRWSLKRGGSWLSFSSMPLPLACHSTVSLNKHLYVLGGWTPQNLPDEDPDKLSNRVFQFDPGKDRWTECARMKYSRYRCGTGVLNGEIYILGGIGCDGEDHGQSRRSLSSVEIYSPETDTWRPGPTLPTSLLSLRNNTSNVGVVEGKLYLCGYYKGASRHEIITKEILELDPAENVWAVVERRAAMHDSYDVCLVANLNPRDLLTS, encoded by the exons ATGGACACACCACATGCAGAGCATTGTGCACATCTTCTCAGGCAGCTGGAGAAGATGAGAGCTGCTGAGGAGCTCACTGATGTAGTTCTGGTTGCTGCTGGGATTCCCTTTTCTTGCCACAAGGTGGTCCTGTCGGCGTTCAGCCCTTATTTCCAG GCCATGTTTACATGTGGTCTGAAAGAAACAAGGGGAGGTGAGATACCCCTGAGGGACACATCTGCTCACACCCTGGAGCTTCTCCTTGGTTACATGTACCGTGCCGAACTTCCCCTGTCCGATGACAACATCCAGGCAGTGTCTGCTGCCGCCTTCCTGCTCCATATAGATGGCGCCTTTAG GTTGTGTCAAAACCACATGGAGGCCAGTATGGATGCTTCCAACTGTGTTGGTCTGTATCACTGGGCCAGAGACCTGGGGGCCACCAGTTTGGCTGACTGTGCTTTTCAATACCTCTGCCAACACTTTACACAA GTTTGTGAGGAGGAAGAAGTCCTGGAGTTGGATGCTGAAAGACTTGCAGATCTACTGGCTTCAGATGACCTCAACATTTCGCAGGAGGAGATGGTGCTGGAACTGGTGTTGCGTTGGGTTGAGATGCGGCGAGGGGACTCGCAGAGTGAAGCTCAGGCCGTGGAGTTACTCAAGCGTGTCCGGCTGGAGCTCGTGGACCCTGGGGTTCTACGGAGAGCCAGGAGAAGAAACCCG GTTTTGCTGGGGGACTTGGAGGGCTTTATAATGATTGATGCTGCCCTTCAGACTTCAAGTCTCTGTGAGGGTTCAGCTCCACCTCGACCAGCTCTTCGTTATGGGATGGAGACCTCCGACCTCTTGCTCTGCCTGGGAGGGGTGAACAAGGAGGGAGTGCCTGCACGACGTGGTGGCCTTGCTGATCTTAGCTTTTGCTTTGCCCCCAATGGCAGAAGGACTTACTACATCCCCTCTCCTCTAAAAGGCAGTGGTGGCTTTGGTGAAATTACAGCGGGGGCTGTGACACATGACAACAACATAATCGTTGCAGTGGAGGCAGAGGATCAACACAGGGTGAAGAGAGTGGATATATTCAG GTATGATCCTGCAGAAGAGTCCTGCTGGGTGGAGCTTTGCTCAGCAGCACACAGAGATATGTATGCTTTAGGGATGCTGGGCAGCGCCCTCTACATGATCGGTGGCCAGATGAAAGTGCACCATCATTATGTCATCACAGACAGTGTGATGAGGTGGTCACTGAAGAGAGGAGGCAGTTGGCTTTCTTTCAGCTCAATGCCTCTTCCTTTAGCCTGCCACAGCACTGTTAGCCTAAACAAGCATCTCTACGTGCTGGGAGGATGGACACCACAG AACCTACCAGATGAAGATCCCGACAAGCTGAGTAACCGAGTGTTTCAGTTCGATCCTGGTAAGGACAGATGGACAGAGTGTGCCAGGATGAAGTACTCGAGGTATCGCTGTGGCACCGGTGTTCTCAATGGAGAAATCTACATTTTAG GTGGTATTGGGTGTGATGGAGAAGATCATGGACAATCACGTCGATCTCTGAGCTCTGTAGAGATCTATAGCCCAGAAACAGACACCTGGAGGCCAGGACCGACTCTGCCCACATCGCTGCTCTCCCTCCGAAACAACACGTCCAATGTAGGAGTAGTTGAGGGCAAACTGTACCTCTGTGGATACTACAAGGGTGCTA GTCGCCATGAGATCATCACCAAGGAGATTTTGGAACTGGACCCTGCAGAGAACGTGTGGGCAGTGGTAGAAAGACGTGCAGCGATGCACGACAGCTACGATGTCTGCCTGGTGGCTAACCTCAATCCTCGTGACCTCCTCACTTCATAA